The proteins below come from a single Gehongia tenuis genomic window:
- a CDS encoding sugar phosphate isomerase/epimerase family protein: MKTKIGFQLSSITPYLDTEEHIKDSLSKIAQIGYKFVQLQGVPAQIDNQFLAGELKRNGLVCVATQEDYPFGFGENPGAAIERAVACGCQYLAFALIPRDVNDTDKLKAFAEKMGAIEEMVKKAGLIFSFHPVGSDYREMEGVPVFQRLLKLMPDLHLTFCLQSAFGSTTKIEDVFKKYEGKMELVHFKDNIILPDGSNQLVPLGEGLHDWKPYYEMCNMHAVEYVFAEQERWTRDAFDCAQASYDYLLKLQQ, encoded by the coding sequence ATGAAAACGAAAATAGGCTTTCAACTCTCAAGCATAACGCCCTACCTTGACACCGAGGAACATATCAAGGATTCCTTAAGCAAAATAGCGCAAATTGGTTATAAATTCGTTCAGCTTCAGGGAGTTCCGGCCCAGATTGACAATCAATTTCTTGCCGGGGAATTGAAACGGAACGGCTTGGTCTGTGTTGCAACCCAGGAGGACTATCCTTTCGGTTTTGGCGAAAACCCCGGGGCGGCAATTGAACGGGCTGTCGCTTGCGGGTGCCAATATCTCGCTTTTGCCTTGATTCCCCGGGATGTCAATGATACGGATAAGCTAAAAGCGTTTGCTGAAAAAATGGGTGCGATTGAGGAAATGGTCAAAAAGGCCGGGCTGATTTTTTCTTTCCATCCCGTTGGAAGCGACTACCGTGAAATGGAGGGTGTTCCGGTTTTTCAGCGCCTGCTGAAGCTCATGCCGGATCTGCATTTGACATTCTGCCTTCAATCCGCCTTTGGAAGCACTACCAAGATCGAGGATGTTTTCAAGAAGTACGAGGGTAAGATGGAACTTGTCCACTTCAAGGACAACATCATACTCCCCGATGGCAGCAACCAACTCGTGCCACTGGGCGAAGGCCTGCACGATTGGAAACCCTACTATGAAATGTGTAATATGCATGCGGTAGAATATGTTTTTGCGGAACAGGAACGCTGGACGCGGGATGCCTTCGACTGCGCTCAAGCGTCCTATGACTACCTTTTGAAATTGCAGCAATAA
- a CDS encoding GerAB/ArcD/ProY family transporter: protein MLEDNKKISLKQAMILYLLWVLAPTIRVAPQAAAAMAGKAAWLVPVAASIPGILLIFILARFFKTDQGSLADILCKALGNTVGRIVMGIYLFQVMLQLIVALRFYAERVLSTILPNVSILMLGVIMLAVVYFVARGGLVSFARLGQLLFGIIMVVFALHFALALFNVKLENLYPIVLQDAADAALGSYTIAGVWGNVVLVMFLGRQIVGKDQMKKHGLRAMLTIGLVTLILLITVVGVLGSSVTARMPMPFFMMVKNLSFFGIIERFDAFILSLWIGIDFMQITLLAIIAKELFGRVFKMRMDRQMITPILLFMLCAFLFIARDKKELENLSSDVLMPIQLTMEFAVPVLVLIVGKIRKKI from the coding sequence ATGTTAGAGGATAACAAGAAGATCTCGCTGAAACAGGCCATGATTTTGTACCTGCTTTGGGTTCTGGCCCCGACCATCCGTGTTGCGCCGCAGGCTGCGGCGGCCATGGCGGGCAAGGCCGCCTGGCTGGTACCGGTGGCGGCGTCCATTCCGGGTATTCTGCTTATTTTTATTCTGGCCCGTTTTTTTAAGACGGACCAGGGAAGTCTTGCCGATATATTGTGTAAGGCTCTAGGCAATACTGTGGGACGCATCGTCATGGGAATATACCTTTTTCAGGTGATGCTGCAGCTGATCGTTGCGCTGAGATTCTATGCGGAGCGGGTGCTTTCCACCATTCTGCCCAACGTATCCATCCTCATGCTGGGCGTGATCATGCTGGCGGTCGTCTATTTTGTCGCACGGGGCGGCCTGGTTTCCTTCGCCCGGCTGGGTCAGCTTCTTTTTGGGATCATCATGGTGGTTTTTGCGCTGCACTTTGCGCTTGCCCTGTTCAATGTGAAGCTGGAGAACCTCTATCCCATCGTTCTCCAGGACGCGGCCGACGCTGCTTTGGGATCCTATACCATTGCAGGGGTATGGGGCAATGTGGTGCTGGTGATGTTTCTGGGACGGCAGATAGTGGGCAAAGATCAGATGAAAAAACATGGGCTTCGGGCCATGCTCACCATTGGCTTAGTCACGCTTATTCTTTTGATCACCGTGGTGGGCGTATTGGGTTCCTCCGTCACCGCCAGAATGCCCATGCCCTTTTTCATGATGGTCAAGAATCTGTCCTTCTTTGGAATCATCGAGCGTTTTGACGCCTTCATCCTCTCCCTCTGGATTGGTATTGACTTCATGCAGATTACGCTGCTGGCCATCATTGCCAAGGAGCTGTTTGGCCGGGTGTTTAAGATGCGGATGGACCGGCAGATGATCACCCCCATACTGCTGTTTATGCTCTGCGCGTTTCTTTTCATTGCAAGGGACAAAAAGGAACTGGAGAATCTCTCCAGCGACGTGCTGATGCCCATTCAGCTGACCATGGAGTTTGCCGTTCCCGTTCTTGTGCTCATCGTGGGCAAGATCCGAAAAAAGATATAA
- a CDS encoding Ger(x)C family spore germination protein has product MKRWIALAVTLILGCVLTGCGSSRILPVRREINEIEMVRALGLDQGSENAGNIRITASIDKLGGTTESETSSKGEGGGGGGGTGNVVVMSREAATVANGMNEMQFGVDYTIFWGHMGFIIFGEDAAREGIAKYIDALARNNELRLNSNVFVAEGISAEELMNKTKESDSVLADQLQALITSAEALSTGAPVDLLGLVNMLDNPSTAGVVPILALEEEDGKPVVVIKGYGVIKDDKLVDTIETPDSYGVAILRNRMNEHIVEVELEDGNRVALELLESACKVRPVFEGEELREIVFEVHFTTNVTEIQSQVEFTEDLLSELAKLQSDQVKGQLEELIGRAQDLKADFLGAGQALEAQHPLRWRKMKDDWNETFGAIPIRVEIESKVNRTYNIREPNGEGR; this is encoded by the coding sequence ATGAAACGTTGGATAGCGCTGGCTGTAACCCTGATACTGGGATGCGTATTGACCGGCTGCGGCAGCTCTCGAATACTGCCTGTGCGCCGGGAGATCAATGAAATTGAAATGGTTCGGGCCCTGGGTCTGGATCAGGGCAGTGAAAATGCGGGCAATATCCGCATCACGGCTTCCATTGATAAGCTGGGCGGCACGACGGAATCGGAAACCTCGAGCAAAGGAGAAGGCGGTGGAGGCGGAGGCGGCACGGGCAACGTGGTGGTGATGAGCCGGGAGGCGGCCACCGTGGCCAATGGCATGAACGAGATGCAGTTTGGTGTGGATTATACCATCTTTTGGGGCCACATGGGATTTATTATCTTTGGTGAGGACGCAGCCCGGGAGGGCATTGCCAAATATATCGATGCTTTGGCACGGAACAACGAGCTTAGACTGAATTCCAACGTCTTTGTGGCGGAGGGGATAAGTGCCGAGGAATTGATGAATAAAACCAAGGAAAGCGATTCGGTTCTGGCCGATCAGCTGCAGGCCCTGATTACCAGTGCTGAGGCCCTCAGCACCGGCGCACCCGTGGATCTCCTCGGTCTTGTTAACATGCTGGATAACCCTTCCACGGCCGGGGTGGTGCCCATCCTCGCTCTGGAAGAAGAGGATGGGAAACCGGTGGTGGTCATCAAAGGTTATGGAGTGATCAAGGACGATAAGCTGGTGGATACGATTGAGACCCCCGATTCCTATGGCGTTGCCATCCTGCGCAACAGGATGAATGAACACATCGTGGAGGTTGAACTTGAGGACGGCAATCGGGTGGCCCTCGAATTGCTGGAGTCCGCCTGCAAGGTCAGACCGGTCTTTGAAGGTGAGGAGCTCAGGGAAATCGTCTTTGAAGTCCATTTCACCACGAATGTCACTGAAATTCAGTCCCAGGTCGAATTCACTGAAGACCTTTTATCGGAACTGGCCAAGCTCCAATCCGACCAGGTCAAGGGACAGCTGGAGGAGCTTATCGGCCGTGCTCAGGATCTGAAGGCCGATTTTTTGGGCGCGGGACAGGCGCTGGAGGCCCAGCACCCCTTGCGCTGGAGGAAGATGAAAGACGATTGGAATGAAACCTTCGGAGCAATTCCCATCCGCGTGGAAATCGAATCCAAGGTAAACCGGACCTATAACATCCGGGAACCGAATGGAGAGGGGCGGTAA